A window of the Eulemur rufifrons isolate Redbay chromosome 6, OSU_ERuf_1, whole genome shotgun sequence genome harbors these coding sequences:
- the DENND2B gene encoding DENN domain-containing protein 2B isoform X7, translated as MTMTANKNSSITHGAGGTKAPRGTLSRKSFEFEDASSLQSLYPSSPTENGTESQPKFGSKSTLEENAYEDIVGDLPKENPYEDVDLKSRRAGRKSQQLSENSLDSLHRMWSPQDRKYNNPPTQLSLKPSTQSLRSGNWSERKSHRLPRLPKRHSHDDMLLLAQLSLPSSPSSLNEDSLSTTSELLSSRRARRIPKLVQRINSIYNAKRGKKRLKKLSMSSIETASLRDENSESESDSDDRFKAHTQRLVHIQSMLKRAPSYRTLELELLEWQERELFEYFVVVSLKKKPSRNTYLPEVSYQFPKPSGKGPRLPEVYCVISRLGCFGLFSKVLDEVERRRGISAALVYPFMRSLMESPFPAPGKTIKVKTFLPGAGNEVLELRRPMDSRLEHVDFECLFTCLSVRQLIRIFASLLLERRVIFVADKLSTLSSCSHAVVALLYPFSWQHTFIPVLPASMIDIVCCPTPFLVGLLSSSLPKLKELPVEEALMVNLGSDRFIRQMDDEDTLLPRKLQAALEQALERKNELISQDSDSDSDDECNTLNGLVSEVFIRFFVETVGHYSLFLTQSEKGERAFQREAFRKSVASKSIRRFLEVFMESQMFAGFIQDRELRKCRAKGLFEQRVEQYLEELPDTEQSGMNKFLRGLGNKMKFLHKKN; from the exons AAAATCCTTTGAGTTTGAGGATGCATCTAGTCTCCAGTCCCTGTACCCCTCTTCTCCCACTGAGAATGGTACTGAGAGCCAACCCAAGTTTGGATCCAAAAGCACTTTAGAAGAGAATGCCTATGAAGATATTGTGG GAGATCTGCCTAAGGAGAATCCATATGAGGATGTGGACTTAAAGAGCCGACGAGCAGGACGAAAATCCCAGCAACTGTCTGAGAACTCCCTGGACTCTTTGCACAGGATGTGGAGTCCTCAGGACAGGAAGTACAACAACCCACCCACGCAG CTCTCCCTGAAACCCAGCACCCAGTCCCTGCGCAGTGGGAACTGGTCAGAAAGGAAGAGCCACCGGCTGCCACGATTACCCAAGAGGCACAGCCATGACGACATGCTGCTGCTGGCTCAGTTGAGCCTGCCGTCTTCACCCTCCAGCCTCAACGAAGACAGCCTCAGCACCACGAGTGAGCTGCTGTCCAGCCGCCGGGCCCGCCGCATTCCCAAG CTTGTCCAAAGAATTAACTCCATCTACAATGCCaagaggggaaagaagaggttAAAAAAGCTGTCTATGTCCAGCATTGAGACAGCGTCACTGAGAG ATGAGAATAGTGAGAGCGAGAGCGACTCTGACGACAGGTTCAAAG cccacacGCAGCGCCTAGTCCATATCCAGTCGATGCTGAAGCGTGCACCGAGCTATCGGACCCTGGAGCTGGAGCTGCTTGAGTGGCAGGAGCGGGAGCTTTTTGAGTACTTTGTGGTGGTGTCCCTCAAGAAGAAGCCATCCCGAAACACCTACCTCCCTGAAGTCTCCTACCAGTTTCCTAAG CCAAGTGGGAAGGGGCCCCGGTTGCCAGAGGTGTACTGTGTCATCAGCCGCCTTGGCTGCTTCGGCTTGTTTTCCAAG GTCCTAGATGAGGTGGAGCGCCGGCGTGGGATCTCTGCCGCATTGGTCTATCCCTTCATGAGAAGTCTCATGGAGTCAcccttcccagccccagggaAGACCATCAAGGTGAAGACATTCCTGCCAGGTGCTGGCAATGAG GTGTTAGAGCTGCGGCGGCCCATGGACTCGCGGCTGGAGCATGTGGACTTTGAGTGCCTTTTTACCTGCCTCAGCGTGCGCCAGCTCATCCGCATCTTTGCCTCGCTGCTGCTGGAGCGCCGGGTCATTTTTGTGGCAGATAAGCTCAG TACCCTCTCCAGCTGTTCCCATGCAGTGGTGGCCTTGCTCTACCCCTTCTCCTGGCAGCACACCTTCATTCCTGTCCTCCCGGCCTCCATGATTGACATCGTCTGCTGTCCTACACCCTTCCTGGTTGGCCTGCTCTCCAGCTCCCTCCCCAAACTGAAGGAGCTGCCTGTGGAGGAG GCGCTGATGGTGAATCTGGGATCTGACCGATTCATCCGACAG ATGGATGATGAGGACACATTGTTACCTAGGAAGTTACAGGCAGCTCTGGAGCAGGCTCTAGAGAGGAAGAATGAACTGATCTCCCAGGACTCTGACAGTGACTCCGATGATG AATGTAATACCCTCAATGGGCTGGTGTCAGAGGTGTTTATCCGGTTCTTTGTGGAGACTGTTGGGCACTACTCCCTCTTCCTGACACAGAGTGAGAAGGGGGAGAGGGCCTTTCAGCGAGAGGCCTTCCGCAAGTCTGTGGCTTCCAAAAGCATCCGCCGTTTTCTGGAGGTTTTTATGGAATCTCAGATGTTTGCTGGCTTCATCCAAGACAGAGAGCTAAGAAAGTGTCGGGCAAAGG GCCTGTTTGAGCAGCGAGTAGAGCAGTATTTAGAGGAACTCCCGGACACTGAACAGAGTGGCATGAATAAGTTTCTCCGAGGTTTGG GCAACAAAATGAAGTTCCTCCACAAGAAGAATTAA